Part of the Asterias rubens chromosome 20, eAstRub1.3, whole genome shotgun sequence genome, gtaaaacaaataatgacgcTCGTTCACCGGGGAACCATGTTGACAGTGGTCTGGTGAAGTGTTTAACTTGTCCTCGCGCCTTTTAATCTAATTATTTATAATACACTTCGTAGACTTCAAGAAAACAACTCAAGCAATTTTATAACTCAACAAGAAGTcattttatttgtacaaaataaatagaaaacaaaatacccgaaacaaaatgtaacaattaGTAAAAGATAAAAAATTTAAAGGCAACTGTTTCTTCATCGgtgctgaaaacaaaattatattattttccaCTTTTACTTTCTCGTAAATTATTTGATCAAAAGTTAACTACTTCGTTCGTGGCAAGTTTGGTAGTGTACGGTGGCCCTGAAAGACCGTCGCATAAAAGCACATCATACATTTATGCGTTTtaatgtcccttcagggccactgTAGTATTATCATCAAAATGTCATCAGTTCAAAAATAGCTGAAATCTTCACTGAATATCATGGAGGAGAAAGTTTACGAATACGACAACTTGAAATGTGttttgtctcaaaaaaaaaccccattgGTTTCATGTAAACTAAAAAGCTATTCTGTGGGCGTACACAAACAACTGGGCATGTGGTAATGACATTGactttattattataacttcCCAGCacagacaaaacacaaaactgtTGTCTATTCTATCTGAATGTTGAACCAAAGCATAGAATACGTTTCAAAGAATTTATGTTGACTTTACCAGAAGCAAGCTGTTTGGATGACAGTTATCTCGCTAAAAGAAAACGCACTCTAGAATAACACATTTCTGACCAGGTGAATATACAAAAACCAGGTTGCGTGTTGTTGGCACTGCATGGACTTTGCTTTAAATATTTGGCGTAAACACACATTCAAATGTCAAATGTTTGATTTCAAAAAGATTGTCAGGGCTTGCGGATACCGGGCAATACGGTGGAGATGTGAAGTACTGATCTACAAATTACTCTAAAGGTATTATagaggattggtagagctgacataACAAGTGGGGAGAGagtgtttatgttttatgtGATAAACCGTATATCAATTACCTTCTCTatttagtaattgtttgcattgtttattgtttagtATGTATCTTTTGTACCATTTGTAtcatttaatgtttttgtaaacCATTGTAACATTTCAGCTATTAAATATAGGCAGTGACCAGAAATGGAAATAAACCAATACCATTACtaatacatgaaataataagcctgtgaaattttgggctTAACCGATGCGTGAGTAAGAAAATAGTGAGAAACCCGGCTTAATTTTCAGCATTTTAACACGTTGTCCTTTGTTTGTGTAGCAACCGAAATCAGCTGtgtcttgtgatttttaaaggaTTTCAGATagtttcctaaaaaaaaaaaaaaaaaaaaaaatcaaaagggaatatttcacagaaaaaaatgtatgaaCTTCTTTATCAGAAAACAGAGAAAGCTGTTGCAAGAGGCTGACCCACCAAAAGGTATAAAGGCAAACAAAAGTTAATGTCTTGACGCTTCGACCCTTCCAGAGTCAATGTCCTGACGCTTCGACCCttccagagtctttctcaaaggctgatTAATCATTAATAtaagctttcagattaaaattgAACGAAGACTTTTTCATCCCTACCATACCAATCCTGTACAATACTTTGACCTTGTTTTCTTCTATTTATATAAAGCATTACGGCAGCACTTGAACCAGTGGCATCTGCTTTGACGTGCCAgcactctacaaactgagctatctagtcctTTGTTGGCAATCTCCCTATCTTTGTTcgtgggtgccagtcagaagccatacaacaaTTAACTGTCgcgtagccagggatcacacccaaatacaacctgggaagaggcagccaggggatcaccttaacgGAATGTGACTTTTATATACATTTTTCTCTgatcaaccccaaattattataaaattactcagtcagtttcccttgtggtttaaaaCCTGATTCTTTCATTAAGATTACATACATATGGAACAACAAAAAGGTTAGAAAAAAATAGCACCAACATGGCCAGCCTTAAAAACAACAGGcctttattgtttgtttttgttcaataaaGACAACATCAAAGATCTActtctactttttaaaaatccggtaacattttgaaatacatatactttttttaataactgtGATTAAAATATTATACACCCGGCAACTTGCTAATGGCGACTTGGAATAcaaacatgaaagaaaaaaaacctgcaaaaaaacacatcccttaaaatataaaaaatgtaactAGAAATTTAGCTGCATAGTTTTTGCAACGTGGAACTGTTAATAGTCAGAAAAGTCATTGGTGCACaatttcaaccccaaaaatgctCAAATTGGCACACTAATATTTCTATTCAAACAATTGTTGGAAATTGGCAATAATATCTTTGGCTTTGAGAAAAATGTGAAATAAACATTTTGGTGATAAAGACACAAATGAATGACTTTGGATACATTTTGTTAAGGGGACGCTCATAGTTATCAATATTTTCTCAAGCGTACAAAcaatacactttaaaaaaaaaaaccttccctCCCCCAAAAGTGTTTGAAGAGTTTTGTTTACACAATTCAATATAGAGATAATGTCCATTGCATGCAAACCCTGTTATTTCAAGCACAGATATAAGAAATAATATGAGACTGTTCatcttaaacaaaatacataatacCATAATTTCCTGCTTTCAAGACCCAGCTTACTCGAATTTCAGCTTATCCGACTTATCCGAGGTCAAACGGAACAAAAACACTGCGTCTTATCTAACggtgcaaaaacaaaaaggccATGAAGCTACATGTATTAAGTTTCAATAATTCAACCTTTTCGTTTGAAAACAAAAGCGAACGGCAGTATGCATAAACCCCCTCTCTCCCAGCAAATGGTTTGTATGCTTATGAAAATTGTAATAATTGTGAACGTCCCCTAATCAAACCTGAATGCTAAACCCAACCAGGGAGTCCAAGATGGCCAACCACTGAGTGCAGGTCCAAGATGATCGGGTGTGGCCAACCACTGAGTTCAAGATGATCGGGTGTGGCCAACCACTGAGTCCAAGATGTTCAGGTGTGGCCAACCACTGAGTCCAAGATGATAGGGTGTGGTCATATCTCAGATCCATCTGGCTTCTTTGGAGATGCATTCTCTTCACTGTTTGCCATGGCGATGGCCATCTTCTTTAAGAGGATGGATCCCGATGAAGGGCTTGCTGAATAAACCAGAGGAAGCTCAGATGAATATCGTTATACAAGGGCAAGCGAGGCCatcgtgtaattccaggcttgacACTTAATTGAACACTACAGTGATTGGATTTGCTAAAAGTGGACAACACAACATTGGCGACGCAGATGGGTCTCAGAAAAAGAAACCAAAAATTAGAAGGCAAATTAAAAGTCGGGATTAGAGGACAGAAATTCAATATTTACCTTCAGTCGTCACTTGTTGGGTTCGCTCCTCGCTATCGGGTTCTTTCTCTACCGCTGTCTTCTCACCATCCACCGCTTCGTCAACGACCGTTTTTATCTCCACAGTTTCTTCTTGGACGCCATTTCTCTCCACGTCATTTATCTCAACTCTGTCCTCATCAGCAAGCTGAAGTTGAACCTCCTCGTCTTCTTTCGGCTCTTCCTTCGCAACATCTTCCTCCTGGATTTCCGCTACAACTTCAGGCTCATCTTTCTCTTCAACGGCAGCTTCTTCCTTGGGCCCATCCTTTAGTTCAACCTCCTCCCCCTGATCCACCTCTTGCCGATCCTCCGCGTGAACCTCCTTCCCCTGTTCCTCCTCCACGTGGTCCTCTTGTGATGCAGAATCACTTCCTTCGTCAGAGGTTGCATACTGGAAGTAGTACTTAGATCGGAGTACGTCCGAAGATGGGCGCGTCGCTGGAGTAGACTTCAGAAGAGATGTCACACTTTCCTTGACGGATGGTCTTATGTCGACGACTGAAAGATCAGGCGTACCATTCAGGAGGCTGGAGAACTTAGTGTCAGGATAGTGTGCCTATGATcaaaataaagacattttaaatCTTGGTAGTAAGACAAATAATTTTCTGCAATAAAACATGGTGAATGAGTGTCAGTATGTTTTTACTGGTTAGGTGAAATTTATTAAACTGATATCATCACAATGGCCTCCACACTATTATCTGCCATGTTGTATGCCAGTCTTTTGGTTTGTATGTTAAGATGACCTTCCtgtcccacaaagggatataaaggCCGAGCTGGCAACAGCTAGTCTCTCTCATTCCAACATTTGTTTCACATCTATGAtaatgatttgttattttgagcatatatatgttgagagagatacaccaagtgagaatacttgtttttgacaattaccaaacgtgtccaatgcctttaagatgtGGGCATTTGCAGTCAGCATGACAGACCCAGGTCATCTTTGCGTATGAGTGagtggtgagtgagtgagtgacaTCAGTTGAGTTCAGGGGCGAGTTTCAACGATCGTAACCAATCACTGTTTCGGTTAAATTGGCTGTTGGTTAATCACTGGCAAGTGACCAAAACAACtattggttacagccgccaAAGCACGCCCCAGAGCCACACTGAATTGACCGATTGCGGACTTACCCACAGAAGTAGAATTCCAAATGAGTACATATCGGACTCCATAGAAGCCTCAACACCATTGCTGATCTCAGGCGCTGTGAAGGCGAGTCCGTTTCTAGACATGTACCCTTGTTGAGCTCGCTGAGTCTGATGTAATTATAAAGGGTAAGAATCGTCATTTCAAGTAAGAACAGACTGGATGATGGAGTTGATTTGAGTTGGAAGTAGAATTGACATCTATGACAAATGCATCTAGTGACGTTGACACGACTAATGGATTGCTTAGTTGAGTCATGACTACTGTTATTCAACTTCTCGGTTGATCATTCCGCCATGACTACTACTACAAAAAAGttgcgactacctgtttggtggaCCAGTTGTGTCGATCAATCACGACTATGTtcgaaaacaaaatttactatacgaaacacaatcagacatcagtgacacaatccttcaaacCAATAAAATTCTATTTTATtctataatttttttctaaattccGAGAGGGGCAaaacaaatcggaaatcagactgaAGTAGTATGAATATCATGCAtgttattttcacaaaataatttatttcccAACTCAGTGCTCCAAAattgttacccctggtcactggaccATATTATTtaattccttaaaggcagtggacaccaagTGTCAGGACATGCTGACAGTATTCGAGTATTATtttcattgtctttaaaggcagtggacactgttggtaattactcaaaataattgttagcataaaaccttacttgattacgagtaatggggagaggttgatggtataaaacattgtgagaaacgcctccctctgaagtgttatagttttcgagaatttgattttgagacctcagatttagaacttgaggtctcgaaatcaaccaaaacgcgcacaacttcgtgtgacaagggtgtttttttctttcattattatctcgcaagttcgatgagggattgagctcaaattatcacaggtttgttattttatgcatatgtcgagatacaccaagtgagaagactggtctttgacaattaccaaaattgtccactgcctttaaaccatctcagctctcaTCTCAGCTCTCTAGAGAGTACACAACACGACGCCGCAACATTAATACCCCTGGTCAATGGGCCATTTAATTAATTccctaaaccatctcagctcccttgggagtattcAGCCTGCGCTACCAAATTATGTAGCGCACTTAGCTAAgtcaaccacaagaaccatctctgctctcACATGTATCATTCACCCtatggtgaagagaagcaattatagttattgtcttgctcaaggaaatAAGAGTCGTGACCCGAATCACAAACTCCGATGACCCAGTCATCAGAATTTGAGTCCGCTGCACTGAATCGcttggccacaacacaccaTTATGAGAAAATTTGAATTTACAGCGTCTAAACCAGGGAtgaaattctaaaaaaaaattgaaaaagactGAAATAATGTTCTGTCAGTCACGGGAGGTTGAACACActtacaaaattattttcctttaacatttttttaaagaacaagtTCAGCAAAGATATGACTCGCCCACAGCCGTTCTCAACTTAAATGTCAGAAAGTAAATTTGCCAAAGTTGCGGATTAAAAAAAACGTCAGAACTGGAAATTTGAACTTACAGGCGTCTTGGAGTAGTCACACTCGGCTAGGACGGCAGAGTTGCGGCTCGTTAAGAGAACATTCCGTGGATGAACTGCCCCATGGATGACGGATATTTCATGCATGTGATTCAAGCCTTGAAGCACCTGACGGAAGATACAATTCAACTCATCTTCTGTGAGTGGCTTTGAAGCATAACAATCCtctaagaaagaaagaaaaaagtcatactttaataataataatagtaatagtcaACATTTACATAGTGCTTTATACACCCGAAGCTCGTCTCAAAGCGCtgaaacatacagtatttcctgcaaggtatgtgggactaggCTTTTGAATAATGAGGTCTCTCCTTTTACATagaaccatgtaatggtttacaaagtgctgtggcgcaatatgccaccaatccagccaggaacaccgaggcgaaccccttctcttttcgataagtgcactgggttctttatgtgtgttacacaacacatgggaccaacggctttacgtcccatctgaaggacgaagcaatggctaagtgtcttgcttacggacaaaagtgtcacagctggggattcggacccacactctgctgatcagaaacaccaaagcttgagttcTGTGTTTTGTCCTctcagccacgacacaccaCAGTATTAATTATCTTACGTTTAGCGATGGCCGCTTCCAGTGACCCCATCTCAAGATACGGCAACTGGACATGTACTTCTCCTGTAGCGGGCAAGGTGTAGATGGCATCAAGACGGAGTAAGCCCTCCGGACGGAAAGCCCAGGTCAGAGATCCCTCAACCAGGAATTCTTCACGCGCCTCGTCATCCGAGATGAAGAAagactgaaagaaaaaacaaagaaaatggaagtggctgttgcaaactgcttacaaaaGAAAATGACATATAATGATAAGATggggtgtgtcatggccgagcggttaagagcaccagactaaagcttgggtgtttctgatcagcagagtgtgggttcgagtcccggtcatgacacttgtgtcctttaagcaaTACAACTGttattgctgcatcctttgGATTAATAGACAGCTTCGATCAATAAACAGAGAAGACACCGTTTATAACTTTCCCAGTAAGACCAATAGTAATCTAAAAGATCTGTCGTAGCCGATTACCTTAATAACGACAGGTTTGTTGTCAAACTGGCCAAGACGTATCATCTTCTTGTCACATCCTGGTAAGGGTTTCAGGTCCAAGTGTTGAATGCTACGTCCGAGCTTTACTGCTCCTAGCTTGGTCttaaaatggaaaataaataattaaattgtaAGATAACAATGTAAATAAGcacccccccctaaaaaaaaaattaaagagaGATAAACAAACACATCAGATGCTATGGTATTTAGaactttttgatttgttttaatcctacacaaatgttgaaataaaactaacctggGAAAAATTCATGTTACAaagattattattttctttttttgaactATTTGTAGTTCTTCCCTTTAAACTAATAtcaatgaaagagaaaaaaagtaacatgATAACGTATATATtaacaacaatgtaaatttgtcTCTTACCAAATGATATTCAATCTCAAACTTGGGATACTGATGGGATAGCTCTCCAAACTGTCGATGTTTCAAGTCGGCCAACTCAACCTGTCATGAGAAAATAAGTCAACCAACAGTCTATAAACAGTATTATTGATTTTTGGGTTCTTGTATAGCACTTTATTAGTTGAGAAATGATATACCGTTAACTAACTTTGAGCTGCTTGGTCTCACTGAAATTTGGGTTGGGCCAAACTGGATAGAAATTTTTCTGAGAGCCTTCACACAAGATATTATTAATCCCTTCAAGATTTCAATCAAGAAAACACACCATTCATCATCATGAAAGATCTTTATCTCAAATTAGCTGGATTTGAAATGCTAGGAAATCTAGGGCCAAgataaattttaaaagtatttaaaatactattattattgaggTTGTCTCcacaatgaaaaatgaaaaaagtatCAAGGTGTTTAGAGCTCTTCAATTAACGTACCATCAACCCGTCCTCATTAACGTATGCTTTCTGTAAAGTCAAGCGTATCTCGGCGAGTTCCTCTTCTATTTTTTGAAGTTCTCCATCATCGCTCGTTTCAGactccttaaaaaaagaaaacaaagattcaactcatttatttatttggttatttattttgatAGTTAATTTATTACACACCGAGTTTGGCCGAAACTTACATCCTCCAGGTCCAGTTTGTAGGCCAGCTTGTGTCGAAGCTTCGATCGCAGGGACTTGATGACTTTCGTAGTGGCAAGTAGTTTAGAGACGTCCGGCTTTGCCGTCAGCCATTTCACATGTTCAGACTTAGTCTCTGTGTAGCTGGTTTGCAGATGGATGAGCTTATGGATTGCGTTGAGCTCTTTTCGTAGGTGAATCATCACGACGCAGACGGTGTTTTCTAAAATAGCGGCTTCTTGTTTGGACTCCTCCTGAAGGTAACAAACAAAGTCTAATAAGCATCATTAGtttcataataattatacaaaattataataataatttattcatttatattgcgcccattccataaaatgtacaccagcgcataacaaaataactataaaaatattaaaatgttacaacagaaaaatatacagcaatccaaacaaatgaaaatacaagGACCTTACAGAACAATCCGTAGaatgaaaattgaaaaacattaaGACAGTCTAAAATATATAcagtctataaaaaaaataataaaaaaagtaaaagaaataTGGATTTATATATCGTCGCATCAGTGCAACAAGGGTCATAAAGCCGGTTTCATACTCCATGCAAATGCGCATGCAAAGCACACGCATGCCCGTTTTCGCAGAGAATGTTTAGCAGTTCAAcaattgtaaaatatttgttttgaatttgcaACGTCAACATTTCTATCACATTCCTCTGAAGTATTAACCAGGCTTAATTCTACTTTAAGGTGTTCTCTGTAAATCACTTTTTAAGGTATGGGGACATTTTAAACAATCACTggttatttaaagccattggaccctttcggtacataaaaaaaaaaaaaaaaaagtcacagatttacaaataacttacagggtttacagaaagttagtggtgaaagacttctcttgaaatattattccatgaaatgctttactttttgagaaaacagtaaaaaaatatcaattctcgatagcgagaattacatatttattttaaacacatgtcacgacacggcgaaacacgctgatacaagggtgggttttcctgttattttctcctgactccgatgaccccttgagcctaaattttcacaggtttgttatttgatatagaagttgtgatacacgaagtgtgggcctttgacaatactgtttagcgaaagggtccaatggctttaaaagaagtCCACTTGTATGAATTATAAAgacatttataataaaatttaaaaaaatgatatcTACATTTAACTACCTCAAAAACTATAAATGCTCTCAAATCAAAGTAAAACACTGTCAGTATCGATTCAAATAATTTTCTCCCTCATTCTatcatttcaattttgttcacCTTGTTTTTCTCCAGTAACTCCTGGCTGGCACAACACAAATCTTCACCGCTCTGACCGGTGGTGACAATCTCAGTTTCTATGGCAACCTTCAACGTGCGAGCAAGTTCATCTATAGTGGCGCTGGTTTGCAGTGTGGAGACATCATCAGGGGTCAGATTGAATTGCTGTAAATGGgtaaaaataaactttatttttttaatgaactatttctgtgacgtcactctactgatgaaagtgtagattttttttacgaatttacactcaactgtagattcgtaCTGAATCTACACACTCAAACTTGTAATGCCACTttattcagcttcgtgctgccagttatttttttaataaaaataaatgaatgaaaatggaaaaaaaaccaaaaactgtCAATCcgtttgatttgttttggaGGCATGGAAAAGCTCTCTATAAATGCCATCTTATTATTACTACTAGTGGTTTGAGTTTCTGAAAGAACTCATTCGACTCACATTGATCATGTTGGCTTGGATAACTCGTCTCCACTCTTCTGCTCTCGCGTCCGTGTTCTCACGAACAGATTTCAGCTGCTGGCTCTTCTTCTCCTAAAGAtgaaacaagggtgtatttttcttccattattctccctctcttcgtcgaccaattgagcccagcacagcaaaattatgcttagcagactaaggttaccagccaaacaaccATGTCAAACCTTTTTTGTAAGGACAACTGTATACTGGTATCCTGcgcatttctgctcagcagagaGCTGTTAAGTAAtgtctgcttaaagacactggacactattggtaattgtcaaagactagtcttcacagttggtgtatctcaacatttgcatgaaataacaaacctgtgaaaatttgagctcaatcggtcgtcgaagttgcgagataataacgaaagaagaaaacacccttgtcacacgaagttgtgtgctttctgatgcttgatttcgagacctcatattctaaacttaaggtctcgaaatcaaattcgtggaaaattacatatttctcgaaaactatgcacttcagagggagctgtttcttacaatgttttatactatcaacctctccccattactcgtaatcaagaaaggtttaatgatgataattattttgagtaattaccaatagtgtccactgcctttaacagcccTAGGAAACTGGAATAAGAACAAATCGTACCTTCCACAGCTTATAATTAATGCATACATTAATGTGTTCTCTGTCCGCGTCGCCACATCCTGTTAAGGACAAGTTTGTGTCGCCGTTAGAACGAGTTTGATAGGTCTCTTCCAACTCATCCAGAGATTGCTGCAAGATAAATattaacattacaaaattgaaaTGGCGTGTTGTGGCAGAGCGGATAAGAAGACCGGAGAATGTTGACATTCCATCAGAGCCATCCAGACAATAGACACTTTCAAAAACAACCCTAAAGACtcatctttttcaaaaaacatttcagtaaCGTTCCATAGATATTGGATTCTGTTAAATTTTCTTGGTCTTTTCACATTTTCCTTTTATTGTAGCAAGCGCTATAACGGCGCCATAGAAGAcgtccttattattattaattgttctgctgtttctgatcggcttacagtgtgggtttgagttttGGTTGTAACACTTAACCATCATTACTGCATCCTTTCACACTTGCAGTTTCAATTCGACATCTTTAGTAAttctagatttttttttaaacagaaacacaatttaagagatgttaaatttgcatcacgataaagaatatttatttagttgtttacccgcacaccaatgtgtgttagcactgtatactcagtactttccccttacaccgatgtgtgttagcactgtatactcagtactttccccttacaccgatgtgtgttagcactgtatactcagtactttccccttacaccgatgtgtggtagcactgtatactcagtactttccccttacaccgatgtgtggtagcactgtatactcagtactttccccttacaccgatgtgtggtagcactgtatactcagtactttccccttacaccgatgtgtggtagcactgtatactcagtactttccccttacaccgatgtgtggtagcactgtatactcagtactttccccttacaccgatgtgtggtagcactgtatactcagtactttccccttacaccgatgtgtggtagcactgtatactcagtactttccccttacaccgatgtgtggtagcactgtatactcagtactttccccttacaccgatgtgtggtagcactgtatactcagtactttccccttacaccgatgtgtggtagcactgtatactcagtactttccccttacaccgatgtgtggtagcactgtatactcagtactttccccttacaccgatgtgtggtagcactgtatactcagtactttccccttacaccgatgtgtggtagcactgtatactcagtactttccccttacaccgatgtgtgttagcactgtatactcagtactttccccttacaccgatgtgtgttagcactgtatactcagtactttccccttacaccgatgtgtgttagcactgtatactcagtactttccccttacaccgatgtgtgttagcactgtatactcagtactttccccttacaccgatgtgtgttagcactgtatactcagtactttccccttacaccgatgtgtggtagcactgtatactgcgTGGAATAGCATTAGCCtggtttaaaagttatttatctaatagaaaacaatttgtattgtttaagtCAACGCTGTCTAAAGAACAATATATTTCCTGTGGAGTTCCACAGGGCTCTGTGTTGGGTCctctattatttattatttatataaacgACATATGTAATACTTCTGATACAATATCCTTCTCTTTATTTGCAGATGACACAAGTTTAGTGTACAGTCATAGTAACGTAGATACAGCTGTTAGTCACCttaattttgaacttttaaaaataagcaCTTGGCTGTTGGCAAATAAACTATGTATTAATGTACTGAAAtcaaattatataatattttgtccGAGACAGCAGAAATATACTCAAACggttcctttaatattaaatggtgttaacttgcaaaaagtaaaaagtacaaaatttcTAGGCATTTATATTGACGAAAATCTTAACTGGAAGAGTCACGTTGATGTAGTGTcaagcaaaatatcaaaaaccatCGGTATAATGAATCGTTTGAGGTTTTTCTTACCAAAGAATATCTTAATAACTCTTTACAACTCATTAGTCCTCCCATATTTAAATTACTCAATTCTCACTTGGGGTGGCTCTTCATCCTGTGATAAACttcttattttacaaaaacgaGCTGTTCGAATAATTTTCAACGCTCATTATCGGGACCATACCTCTCCTTTGTTTGCCGAACTGAAACTACTACACTTTAATGATCTCTATAACC contains:
- the LOC117303926 gene encoding serine/threonine-protein kinase 31-like isoform X2 produces the protein MDLMRQEFSACGVVQSCTVKDGKNNAAKFGFVRYAKEESQDLAVRQLSGKYLNGKNISVKKADYNKKKNTTENPMQNGDTKRQNKGDLQSSSPRSLQESYQRAAQEYVEQEVLVTYVVDACTVYAQLANRNMVETNARLMTEINQYCPMAQRLTGLPVLSTVYGSLFSEDGMWYRCKVMPAYICEQAEQQPTKVGVHYLDYGNDEMVDWNTLVELPMSLASLPPQAHLLLFRGIKPTAENNEGNRKAVEFLQEVTENKSVRARFYSPMISSSSFTSVEIFDGTSSLNDALMQRGFATLEPNINSSAASPNKTASNQGSTLPNRAPGLMPTPTPAPQLFQIKPPQAAPSTNSRSGPGGGAVNVDKYNADVQKLKDKIKHLAIEKEMLEKELTTQKQEMQLEYRCVKETAANTVTCLLKLDEKLKRAIQDTVAELHARVAILKQTRKRVVIDPNLRDPLAFAIELLTNSTNEFVSLSDGVSDHDANDACQDFLRSQRKFEEPDAKDHLDELIKARDTSRQTAYQKMSDFLDTVNLLPLTEQKSLIKQSLDELEETYQTRSNGDTNLSLTGCGDADREHINVCINYKLWKEKKSQQLKSVRENTDARAEEWRRVIQANMINQFNLTPDDVSTLQTSATIDELARTLKVAIETEIVTTGQSGEDLCCASQELLEKNKEESKQEAAILENTVCVVMIHLRKELNAIHKLIHLQTSYTETKSEHVKWLTAKPDVSKLLATTKVIKSLRSKLRHKLAYKLDLEDESETSDDGELQKIEEELAEIRLTLQKAYVNEDGLMVELADLKHRQFGELSHQYPKFEIEYHLTKLGAVKLGRSIQHLDLKPLPGCDKKMIRLGQFDNKPVVIKSFFISDDEAREEFLVEGSLTWAFRPEGLLRLDAIYTLPATGEVHVQLPYLEMGSLEAAIAKQDCYASKPLTEDELNCIFRQVLQGLNHMHEISVIHGAVHPRNVLLTSRNSAVLAECDYSKTPTQRAQQGYMSRNGLAFTAPEISNGVEASMESDMYSFGILLLWAHYPDTKFSSLLNGTPDLSVVDIRPSVKESVTSLLKSTPATRPSSDVLRSKYYFQYATSDEGSDSASQEDHVEEEQGKEVHAEDRQEVDQGEEVELKDGPKEEAAVEEKDEPEVVAEIQEEDVAKEEPKEDEEVQLQLADEDRVEINDVERNGVQEETVEIKTVVDEAVDGEKTAVEKEPDSEERTQQVTTEASPSSGSILLKKMAIAMANSEENASPKKPDGSEI
- the LOC117303926 gene encoding serine/threonine-protein kinase 31-like isoform X1 encodes the protein MYKFSGKPTFDVYVTNLPDDIDEDLMRQEFSACGVVQSCTVKDGKNNAAKFGFVRYAKEESQDLAVRQLSGKYLNGKNISVKKADYNKKKNTTENPMQNGDTKRQNKGDLQSSSPRSLQESYQRAAQEYVEQEVLVTYVVDACTVYAQLANRNMVETNARLMTEINQYCPMAQRLTGLPVLSTVYGSLFSEDGMWYRCKVMPAYICEQAEQQPTKVGVHYLDYGNDEMVDWNTLVELPMSLASLPPQAHLLLFRGIKPTAENNEGNRKAVEFLQEVTENKSVRARFYSPMISSSSFTSVEIFDGTSSLNDALMQRGFATLEPNINSSAASPNKTASNQGSTLPNRAPGLMPTPTPAPQLFQIKPPQAAPSTNSRSGPGGGAVNVDKYNADVQKLKDKIKHLAIEKEMLEKELTTQKQEMQLEYRCVKETAANTVTCLLKLDEKLKRAIQDTVAELHARVAILKQTRKRVVIDPNLRDPLAFAIELLTNSTNEFVSLSDGVSDHDANDACQDFLRSQRKFEEPDAKDHLDELIKARDTSRQTAYQKMSDFLDTVNLLPLTEQKSLIKQSLDELEETYQTRSNGDTNLSLTGCGDADREHINVCINYKLWKEKKSQQLKSVRENTDARAEEWRRVIQANMINQFNLTPDDVSTLQTSATIDELARTLKVAIETEIVTTGQSGEDLCCASQELLEKNKEESKQEAAILENTVCVVMIHLRKELNAIHKLIHLQTSYTETKSEHVKWLTAKPDVSKLLATTKVIKSLRSKLRHKLAYKLDLEDESETSDDGELQKIEEELAEIRLTLQKAYVNEDGLMVELADLKHRQFGELSHQYPKFEIEYHLTKLGAVKLGRSIQHLDLKPLPGCDKKMIRLGQFDNKPVVIKSFFISDDEAREEFLVEGSLTWAFRPEGLLRLDAIYTLPATGEVHVQLPYLEMGSLEAAIAKQDCYASKPLTEDELNCIFRQVLQGLNHMHEISVIHGAVHPRNVLLTSRNSAVLAECDYSKTPTQRAQQGYMSRNGLAFTAPEISNGVEASMESDMYSFGILLLWAHYPDTKFSSLLNGTPDLSVVDIRPSVKESVTSLLKSTPATRPSSDVLRSKYYFQYATSDEGSDSASQEDHVEEEQGKEVHAEDRQEVDQGEEVELKDGPKEEAAVEEKDEPEVVAEIQEEDVAKEEPKEDEEVQLQLADEDRVEINDVERNGVQEETVEIKTVVDEAVDGEKTAVEKEPDSEERTQQVTTEASPSSGSILLKKMAIAMANSEENASPKKPDGSEI